The following are from one region of the Magallana gigas chromosome 6, xbMagGiga1.1, whole genome shotgun sequence genome:
- the LOC105333355 gene encoding isoleucine--tRNA ligase, mitochondrial isoform X1: MPLLTTKHLRLPWIKCHLSLQTCLYCDNVKDKKSKPTGNKYRDTVYLPKTDFVLSLKKAGDGFKKSELSELYKWQQNENRNKQFILHDGPPYANGKLHVGHAINKVLKDIINRYNLLQGYRVHYVPGWDCHGLPIELKALKKSKKQTLSDQSIRAMSKTFAEESIQVQKEGFQEYGVMADWEGQCYRTMDPLYEAQQLDVFYAMYEKELIYQGYMPVYWSPSSRTALAEAELEYDPGFVSKAVYVKFPVTADTLEACFSLNDAEKSQVFALIWTTTPWTLPANEAICFGSDLTYCLVKNLCNDELYICGKEFVDQLHSILPGESKIIQEIKGSAFKDFKYINPLKQLMDPSMDVQELPFLEGDHVTADVGTGLVHTAPAHGQEDFQKGMQYGLPVDTLVDETGRYTSETGPLLEGKRVHVDAEDTVISLLKDHIILQESYKHSYPIDWRTKKPVILRACKQWFIDTSKLQQQAMECMKDIKVYPESLRQNMDAQLKRKYWCISRQRVWGVPIPVFYHRDTEEVLINREIFDHVRDLISKHSSNCWWNMSVEELLPQEILSRNGLGNSSDYRKGSDIIDIWFDSGTSWASVLSDDKVADVYLEGLDQFRGWFQSSLLTSVAYRGKAPFKKLVVHGFAVDEEGHKMAKSVGNVVDPGQIINGHSKATGIPYGLDVLRLWVANSGLQTKVAIGTNILDIHQEELFQLRKMLRHLLGSLRGFDVNILQTNYSDLLPQDQYLLSLLYSYGTQVTSMYEEYRFGRVLTLLQKFLSDLSKVYITISKDRLYCDSVQSPGHRSSLFVLYHTLEVLTKSIAPILPSLAEEVYKFHPQKKTSPLFHTLWYHLNPNWNNPDIEKLMSTAFTIRDKMNEVLVSEPMGNYDAIVIAKSQLYSELKKLQDAETSMDSPLCEILQTASTTLKSSQSGEVTADDKDIVIHGSHADTQTEFTVILTKAGGSKCDRCRRNTAQSNELCQRCYDVLLRNSQLSP; this comes from the exons ATGCCTCTACTCACAACTAAGCATTTGCGATTGCCATGGATTAAGTGCCACTTGTCATTACAGACGTGCTTATACTGCGATAATGTTAAGGACAAGAAAAGTAAACCAACAGGAAACAAATACAGGGACACCGTCTATTTGCCAAAGACGGACTTTGTTTTGAGTCTGAAGAAGGCGGGAGATGGGTTTAAA AAATCGGAGTTAAGTGAACTTTATAAGTGGCAgcaaaatgaaaacagaaacaagcaatttatTCTACATGATGGACCTCCATATGCAAATGGCAAGCTACATGTTGGACATGCAATTAATAAG GTTCTAAAAGACATAATCAATCGCTACAACTTGCTTCAAGGGTACAGAGTTCATTATGTTCCTGGATGGGATTGCCATGGTCTGCCAATAGAAttgaaagctttaaaaaagAGCAAAAAACAGACACTCTCTGATCAGTCCATCCGAGCCATGT CAAAGACATTTGCCGAGGAGTCCATACAAGTCCAGAAGGAGGGATTCCAGGAGTATGGGGTGATGGCAGACTGGGAGGGGCAATGTTACCGGACCATGGACCCCCTTTACGAGGCTCAACAGCTTGATGTGTTTTATGCCATGTATGAGAAG GAACTGATATATCAAGGTTACATGCCTGTGTATTGGTCTCCATCTTCAAG AACTGCTTTAGCAGAAGCAGAATTAGAATATGACCCTGGTTTTGTCAGTAAGGCTGTGTACGTCAAATTTCCAGTGACAGCAGACACGTTAGAGgcatgtttttctttaaatg ATGCTGAGAAAAGCCAAGTATTTGCCTTGATCTGGACCACAACCCCATGGACCCTGCCCGCTAATGAAGCCATTTGTTTTGGATCTGATTTAAC GTACTGTCTGGTGAAAAATCTTTGTAATGATGAACTGTATATATGTGGGAAAGAGTTTGTGGATCAACTTCATTCTATTTTACCTGGAGAATCAAAGATTATTCAAGAAATAAAAG GATCTGCTTTCAAAgactttaaatatataaatccaTTGAAACAATTAATGGATCCTTCTATGGATGTACAAGAGTTACCTTTCTTGGAGGGAGATCATGTGACTGCCGATGTAGGCACCGGATTGGTCCATACCGCCCCGGCTCACGGACAGGAAGATTTTCAGAAGGGAATGCAGTATGGTCTCCCtgtg GACACTCTTGTTGATGAGACAGGAAGATACACATCTGAAACAGGGCCACTTTTGGAAGGAAAAAGAGTTCATGTGGATGCAGAAGATACAG ttatttCACTACTAAAAGATCACATCATATTACAAGAGAGCTATAAACACAGTTATCCCATTGACTGGAGAACTAAGAAACCTGTTATTTTACGGGCCTGTAAACAGTGGTTCATAGATACAAGCAAACTACAGCAACAAGCCATG GAGTGTATGAAAGATATCAAAGTCTATCCAGAATCACTGCGTCAAAACATGGATGCTCAGCTAAAGAGAAAGTACTGGTGCATCTCCCGCCAGCGAGTCTGGGGTGTGCCGATCCCCGTCTTTTATCACCGCGACACTGAGGAAGTTCTCATCAATAG AGAGATTTTTGATCATGTTCGAGATCTAATATCAAAGCATAGTTCAAACTGCTGGTGGAACATGTCTGTTGAAGAACTGTTACCTCAGGAAATTCTCTCTAGG AATGGCCTTGGGAATAGCAGTGACTACAGGAAAGGAAGTGACATCATTGACATTTGGTTTGACAGTGGAACTTCCTGGGCATCAGTTCTCTCag ATGACAAGGTTGCTGATGTGTATCTGGAGGGTCTGGATCAGTTCCGTGGATGGTTCCAGTCCTCTCTACTGACTAGTGTGGCCTACAGAGGGAAAGCTCCATTTAA GAAGTTAGTGGTCCATGGTTTTGCAGTGGATGAAGAAGGACACAAGATGGCGAAGTCTGTAGGGAACGTGGTAGATCCAGGGCAGATCATCAATGGACACAGT AAGGCAACTGGTATCCCATATGGACTTGATGTTCTAAGATTGTGGGTGGCAAACTCTGGTCTGCAAACTAAGGTAGCCATTGGCACCAACATACTGGATATTCATCAGGAGGAGCTGTTTCAG ctTCGGAAAATGTTGCGCCATCTCCTGGGAAGCCTGAGGGGATTTGATGTAAACATTCTCCAGACAAACTACAGTGATCTCCTGCCTCAGGACCAATATCTGCTGTCACTGCTCTACAGTTACGGAACCCAG gtGACTTCAATGTATGAAGAATATAGATTTGGAAGAGTTTTGACACTTCTTCAGAAATTTCTCAGTGATCTTTCCAAGGTCTATATTACTATATCAAAAGACAG ATTGTACTGTGACAGTGTCCAGAGCCCCGGACACCGATCCTCTCTGTTTGTCCTCTATCACACTCTGGAAGTCCTGACTAAGTCCATCGCCCCCATACTACCATCCCTGGCTGAGGAAGTCTACAAGTTTCACCCACAGAAAA AGACTTCACCATTGTTTCACACCCTCTGGTACCATCTAAATCCTAATTGGAATAACCCAGACATCGAAAAGCTGATGTCTACAGCTTTCACCATAAGGGACAAAATGAATGAAGTACTAGTATCTGAACCAATGGGAAATTATGATGCTATTGTAATTGCCAAATCTCAACTTTATTCAGAACTAAAG AAACTACAGGATGCTGAGACTAGCATGGACTCCCCTCTGTGTGAAATACTGCAGACAGCATCAACCACACTGAAATCTTCCCAGTCAGGGGAAGTCACTGCTGATGATAAGGACATTGTAATACATGGTTCACACGCAGACACTCAAACTGAATTTACAGTGATACTGACAAAGGCTGGGGGCTCTAAATGCGATCGCTGTCGAAGAAATACAGCCCAGAGCAATGAATTGTGCCAACGATGTTATGATGTACTTTTAAGAAATAGTCAATTAAGTCCATAG
- the LOC105333355 gene encoding isoleucine--tRNA ligase, mitochondrial isoform X2 translates to MPLLTTKHLRLPWIKCHLSLQTCLYCDNVKDKKSKPTGNKYRDTVYLPKTDFVLSLKKAGDGFKKSELSELYKWQQNENRNKQFILHDGPPYANGKLHVGHAINKVLKDIINRYNLLQGYRVHYVPGWDCHGLPIELKALKKSKKQTLSDQSIRAMSKTFAEESIQVQKEGFQEYGVMADWEGQCYRTMDPLYEAQQLDVFYAMYEKELIYQGYMPVYWSPSSRTALAEAELEYDPGFVSKAVYVKFPVTADTLEACFSLNDAEKSQVFALIWTTTPWTLPANEAICFGSDLTYCLVKNLCNDELYICGKEFVDQLHSILPGESKIIQEIKGSAFKDFKYINPLKQLMDPSMDVQELPFLEGDHVTADVGTGLVHTAPAHGQEDFQKGMQYGLPVDTLVDETGRYTSETGPLLEGKRVHVDAEDTVISLLKDHIILQESYKHSYPIDWRTKKPVILRACKQWFIDTSKLQQQAMECMKDIKVYPESLRQNMDAQLKRKYWCISRQRVWGVPIPVFYHRDTEEVLINREIFDHVRDLISKHSSNCWWNMSVEELLPQEILSRNGLGNSSDYRKGSDIIDIWFDSGTSWASVLSDDKVADVYLEGLDQFRGWFQSSLLTSVAYRGKAPFKKLVVHGFAVDEEGHKMAKSVGNVVDPGQIINGHSKATGIPYGLDVLRLWVANSGLQTKVAIGTNILDIHQEELFQLRKMLRHLLGSLRGFDVNILQTNYSDLLPQDQYLLSLLYSYGTQVTSMYEEYRFGRVLTLLQKFLSDLSKVYITISKDRNYRMLRLAWTPLCVKYCRQHQPH, encoded by the exons ATGCCTCTACTCACAACTAAGCATTTGCGATTGCCATGGATTAAGTGCCACTTGTCATTACAGACGTGCTTATACTGCGATAATGTTAAGGACAAGAAAAGTAAACCAACAGGAAACAAATACAGGGACACCGTCTATTTGCCAAAGACGGACTTTGTTTTGAGTCTGAAGAAGGCGGGAGATGGGTTTAAA AAATCGGAGTTAAGTGAACTTTATAAGTGGCAgcaaaatgaaaacagaaacaagcaatttatTCTACATGATGGACCTCCATATGCAAATGGCAAGCTACATGTTGGACATGCAATTAATAAG GTTCTAAAAGACATAATCAATCGCTACAACTTGCTTCAAGGGTACAGAGTTCATTATGTTCCTGGATGGGATTGCCATGGTCTGCCAATAGAAttgaaagctttaaaaaagAGCAAAAAACAGACACTCTCTGATCAGTCCATCCGAGCCATGT CAAAGACATTTGCCGAGGAGTCCATACAAGTCCAGAAGGAGGGATTCCAGGAGTATGGGGTGATGGCAGACTGGGAGGGGCAATGTTACCGGACCATGGACCCCCTTTACGAGGCTCAACAGCTTGATGTGTTTTATGCCATGTATGAGAAG GAACTGATATATCAAGGTTACATGCCTGTGTATTGGTCTCCATCTTCAAG AACTGCTTTAGCAGAAGCAGAATTAGAATATGACCCTGGTTTTGTCAGTAAGGCTGTGTACGTCAAATTTCCAGTGACAGCAGACACGTTAGAGgcatgtttttctttaaatg ATGCTGAGAAAAGCCAAGTATTTGCCTTGATCTGGACCACAACCCCATGGACCCTGCCCGCTAATGAAGCCATTTGTTTTGGATCTGATTTAAC GTACTGTCTGGTGAAAAATCTTTGTAATGATGAACTGTATATATGTGGGAAAGAGTTTGTGGATCAACTTCATTCTATTTTACCTGGAGAATCAAAGATTATTCAAGAAATAAAAG GATCTGCTTTCAAAgactttaaatatataaatccaTTGAAACAATTAATGGATCCTTCTATGGATGTACAAGAGTTACCTTTCTTGGAGGGAGATCATGTGACTGCCGATGTAGGCACCGGATTGGTCCATACCGCCCCGGCTCACGGACAGGAAGATTTTCAGAAGGGAATGCAGTATGGTCTCCCtgtg GACACTCTTGTTGATGAGACAGGAAGATACACATCTGAAACAGGGCCACTTTTGGAAGGAAAAAGAGTTCATGTGGATGCAGAAGATACAG ttatttCACTACTAAAAGATCACATCATATTACAAGAGAGCTATAAACACAGTTATCCCATTGACTGGAGAACTAAGAAACCTGTTATTTTACGGGCCTGTAAACAGTGGTTCATAGATACAAGCAAACTACAGCAACAAGCCATG GAGTGTATGAAAGATATCAAAGTCTATCCAGAATCACTGCGTCAAAACATGGATGCTCAGCTAAAGAGAAAGTACTGGTGCATCTCCCGCCAGCGAGTCTGGGGTGTGCCGATCCCCGTCTTTTATCACCGCGACACTGAGGAAGTTCTCATCAATAG AGAGATTTTTGATCATGTTCGAGATCTAATATCAAAGCATAGTTCAAACTGCTGGTGGAACATGTCTGTTGAAGAACTGTTACCTCAGGAAATTCTCTCTAGG AATGGCCTTGGGAATAGCAGTGACTACAGGAAAGGAAGTGACATCATTGACATTTGGTTTGACAGTGGAACTTCCTGGGCATCAGTTCTCTCag ATGACAAGGTTGCTGATGTGTATCTGGAGGGTCTGGATCAGTTCCGTGGATGGTTCCAGTCCTCTCTACTGACTAGTGTGGCCTACAGAGGGAAAGCTCCATTTAA GAAGTTAGTGGTCCATGGTTTTGCAGTGGATGAAGAAGGACACAAGATGGCGAAGTCTGTAGGGAACGTGGTAGATCCAGGGCAGATCATCAATGGACACAGT AAGGCAACTGGTATCCCATATGGACTTGATGTTCTAAGATTGTGGGTGGCAAACTCTGGTCTGCAAACTAAGGTAGCCATTGGCACCAACATACTGGATATTCATCAGGAGGAGCTGTTTCAG ctTCGGAAAATGTTGCGCCATCTCCTGGGAAGCCTGAGGGGATTTGATGTAAACATTCTCCAGACAAACTACAGTGATCTCCTGCCTCAGGACCAATATCTGCTGTCACTGCTCTACAGTTACGGAACCCAG gtGACTTCAATGTATGAAGAATATAGATTTGGAAGAGTTTTGACACTTCTTCAGAAATTTCTCAGTGATCTTTCCAAGGTCTATATTACTATATCAAAAGACAG AAACTACAGGATGCTGAGACTAGCATGGACTCCCCTCTGTGTGAAATACTGCAGACAGCATCAACCACACTGA